The following are encoded in a window of Bacillus sp. SORGH_AS_0510 genomic DNA:
- a CDS encoding NAD(P)-binding protein, giving the protein MSANYPIMLHLKGKEVVVVGGGRVAERKVKGLLGTGAEIIVVSPELTDDLIRIETEGDILWKKKVFSKDDIQNAYIIFAATNDEAVNQLIKQEANNQQLLMIADDPEGSDFHVPAKIQRGRLTIAVSTGGASPILSRTIREQLEQQFDEQYSDYLEFLFAKRQWILKEVKDASLKKKLLTAIVSEQFLKSESREEDFQRLLSL; this is encoded by the coding sequence ATGAGTGCTAACTACCCAATCATGCTACACCTAAAAGGGAAAGAAGTAGTGGTTGTTGGCGGTGGAAGAGTGGCGGAACGGAAAGTGAAGGGGCTTCTCGGCACTGGTGCGGAAATAATTGTGGTAAGTCCGGAGTTGACTGATGACCTGATAAGGATTGAAACAGAAGGAGACATACTCTGGAAGAAGAAGGTTTTTTCGAAGGATGATATTCAGAATGCGTATATAATCTTTGCCGCTACAAACGACGAAGCTGTAAATCAGCTCATTAAACAAGAAGCGAATAACCAGCAGCTCCTTATGATTGCAGATGATCCTGAAGGCTCAGATTTTCATGTTCCCGCAAAGATACAGCGAGGCCGATTGACCATTGCTGTTTCGACAGGTGGGGCGAGCCCTATTCTTTCAAGGACCATCCGCGAACAGCTAGAACAGCAATTTGATGAGCAATATAGCGACTATCTTGAATTTCTTTTTGCCAAAAGGCAATGGATCTTAAAAGAGGTTAAGGATGCCTCATTGAAAAAGAAACTGTTAACCGCGATTGTAAGTGAACAATTTTTAAAAAGCGAAAGCAGGGAAGAAGATTTTCAGCGTTTACTCTCGTTATGA
- the cobA gene encoding uroporphyrinogen-III C-methyltransferase — MKKGKVFLVGAGPGDVGLITVKGLEAIKQAEVILYDRLANPKLLEFAPGDCELIYCGKLPDRHILRQENINDLLVEKALEGKFVVRLKGGDPGVFGRVGEEAAALAQYQIPFEIVPGISSGIAAPLYAGIPVTHREHAESFAVVTAHDKSQNGQPKIDWEGLARGLDTIAFYMGVGNLPFICENLMNHGKPATTPVILIQWGTFGRQKTLQGTLADISEKVLVAKFSNPAIILVGEVISLREKISWFEKKPLYGRQILLARTGDSPSEMAKELMIQGADVIEFPKWKKTSLPLDLSNVTDYKSIVFASPESVADFFKNVVEQGIDIRKIRADLFGASSKSVKALKERGFVAEVVGNIVDSEDLLIVGDQSIMKKTFVKADRMVTNKKELDIQFLPIFKRMLSEADVNTVIFPSSASVEPFVEALKKCDLNAVSFLKEMQIVSMGAQTRAAVIKAGLPSTGMPAEATKESLVAYLRVGGMGDEC; from the coding sequence ATGAAGAAGGGGAAAGTGTTTTTAGTTGGAGCAGGGCCTGGAGATGTCGGGTTAATTACGGTCAAGGGGTTAGAGGCAATCAAGCAAGCGGAAGTCATTTTGTATGACCGACTTGCTAATCCGAAATTGTTAGAGTTTGCACCGGGAGATTGTGAGCTTATTTACTGCGGGAAATTACCTGACCGCCATATTTTACGCCAAGAGAACATCAATGATCTTTTGGTGGAAAAGGCACTAGAGGGAAAATTCGTTGTCCGCTTGAAAGGCGGCGACCCTGGTGTGTTTGGCAGAGTCGGAGAAGAAGCGGCAGCACTAGCCCAATACCAAATCCCCTTTGAAATCGTTCCTGGCATTTCATCAGGCATTGCAGCCCCCCTTTATGCTGGAATTCCTGTGACACACCGCGAACATGCGGAATCGTTTGCTGTAGTTACGGCCCATGATAAATCCCAAAACGGGCAGCCTAAGATTGATTGGGAAGGACTTGCCCGCGGTTTAGATACGATTGCTTTTTACATGGGGGTGGGGAACTTACCGTTTATTTGCGAGAACCTCATGAACCATGGAAAACCTGCAACGACACCAGTGATCTTGATTCAGTGGGGAACATTTGGACGTCAAAAAACATTGCAAGGCACATTAGCGGATATCTCGGAAAAGGTCTTGGTCGCCAAGTTCAGTAACCCTGCTATTATTCTAGTTGGAGAAGTCATTTCTCTTCGTGAAAAAATAAGCTGGTTCGAGAAAAAGCCCTTATATGGCCGGCAAATTCTACTTGCTAGAACCGGAGACAGCCCAAGTGAAATGGCTAAAGAATTAATGATCCAAGGAGCAGATGTCATTGAATTTCCGAAATGGAAAAAGACCTCTTTGCCGCTAGACCTATCGAATGTAACTGATTATAAATCAATCGTATTTGCTTCTCCTGAAAGTGTCGCGGATTTTTTCAAAAATGTAGTGGAACAAGGAATCGACATTCGCAAGATCCGAGCGGACTTATTCGGAGCTTCCAGTAAATCGGTGAAAGCCTTAAAAGAACGTGGATTTGTGGCTGAAGTAGTTGGAAATATAGTGGATTCAGAGGACCTGCTTATTGTCGGCGACCAAAGTATCATGAAAAAAACATTTGTGAAAGCGGATCGAATGGTAACAAACAAGAAGGAGCTGGATATTCAGTTTCTCCCTATTTTTAAGCGAATGTTGAGTGAAGCAGATGTAAATACAGTGATCTTCCCAAGCAGTGCATCGGTAGAACCGTTTGTCGAAGCTTTAAAAAAGTGCGACCTAAATGCTGTATCATTTTTAAAAGAAATGCAAATTGTCAGCATGGGTGCACAAACACGGGCGGCAGTGATAAAAGCAGGACTTCCGTCAACTGGAATGCCGGCTGAAGCAACAAAAGAATCCCTTGTTGCCTATTTGCGAGTGGGAGGCATGGGAGATGAGTGCTAA
- the nirD gene encoding nitrite reductase small subunit NirD encodes MIETLTRIPVVHYANLKSRTGYSIEIDDLEIALFKVSNGSVYALENQSPHPKGGVLSEGLVSGEYVYCPVYDWKISLVDGKVQAPDEGQVKTFKVEIKEDIVFIIV; translated from the coding sequence ATGATTGAAACACTAACTCGCATTCCAGTCGTACATTACGCAAACTTAAAATCTAGAACAGGCTATTCGATAGAAATTGACGATCTAGAAATTGCCTTATTTAAAGTATCAAACGGCAGTGTTTATGCACTCGAAAATCAGAGTCCGCATCCGAAAGGCGGCGTCTTATCCGAAGGACTAGTCAGCGGGGAATACGTGTATTGTCCAGTCTACGATTGGAAAATCTCATTAGTAGACGGTAAGGTGCAAGCACCAGACGAAGGCCAAGTAAAGACCTTCAAAGTAGAAATAAAAGAGGACATTGTGTTTATCATAGTATAA
- the nirB gene encoding nitrite reductase large subunit NirB, whose product MKKLVMIGNGMAGVRTIEEILKLSAEPFEITIFGQEPYPNYNRIKLSNILQGDTNFEDIIINPLDWYKENQIQLFTGDAVTKIDVEGKRVLSEQGRVVKYDELIIATGSSSFILPIPGAEKIGVTGFRDIRDCEMMIKSAEQFKKAMVIGGGLLGLEAARGLLNLGMKVDVVHLMPHLMERQLDPIASSLLKTELESQGMNFFMEKETVEILGDEHVKGLRFKDGTEVEADLVVMAIGIKSNTQLAKDSGIYVNRGIVVNDFMETSVPHVYAVGECAEHREIVYGLVAPLYEQGKVLANRICGNVGEPYQGSVTGTQLKVAGVDLFSAGEIFEDGSTKSIMVYNEYDGVYKKILTRNNVIVGVVLYGDTKDSTKLFRMLTKKEDISGMTSISVLQSACTGEGGSDDVASMPNDELVCGCNGVTKGAIVEAIKTQGLTTLDQVSHCTNAGRSCGRCKPMVSNILAYTLGDQFDAAAAQKTSICGCTTISREELVEEIKVKGLTSVKEVMNVLDWNNEEGCTKCRPAINYYLGMIYMDEYQDDRDSRLVNEKMHANIQKDGTYSVVPRMYGGVTTAADLKKIAEVAEKYNVPLVKLTGGQRIGLFGVKKEDLPGLWEELDMPSGYAYGKTLRTVKTCVGAAFCRYGTQDSMALGIELEKKFERLDTPHKVKMGVSACPRNCSEAGIKDIGFVGIDGGWEIYVAGNGGVDLRPGDLLCTVKTKEEVMEMTGAYLQYYRETANYLERTSKWVERMGLDHVKEVLADEVTREALNERMDQTLKKYIEPWNEAIHNEEIQDKYYAKRMISVGSEFK is encoded by the coding sequence ATGAAAAAATTAGTGATGATTGGGAACGGAATGGCTGGTGTTAGAACCATTGAAGAAATTCTCAAATTGTCAGCTGAACCATTTGAAATCACCATTTTTGGACAAGAGCCATACCCGAACTACAATCGGATAAAGCTATCTAATATTCTTCAGGGAGATACAAACTTTGAAGATATTATAATCAATCCGCTAGATTGGTATAAAGAAAATCAAATTCAGTTATTTACGGGTGATGCAGTCACAAAAATTGACGTTGAAGGAAAGCGTGTGCTTTCTGAACAAGGCAGAGTAGTAAAATATGATGAACTAATCATTGCAACTGGTTCGAGCTCATTCATTCTTCCTATTCCAGGTGCAGAAAAAATCGGTGTTACCGGATTTCGTGATATCAGAGATTGTGAAATGATGATCAAGTCAGCGGAGCAATTCAAGAAAGCCATGGTAATCGGTGGCGGGCTTCTTGGACTGGAGGCTGCAAGAGGATTGCTTAACTTAGGAATGAAGGTAGATGTGGTCCATCTTATGCCGCATCTTATGGAGCGCCAGCTGGACCCAATTGCCTCTTCCCTGCTAAAAACGGAACTAGAATCACAGGGCATGAACTTCTTCATGGAAAAAGAAACAGTAGAAATCCTTGGAGATGAGCATGTCAAAGGTTTGCGCTTTAAAGATGGCACAGAAGTGGAAGCCGATCTTGTCGTCATGGCCATTGGGATTAAGTCGAATACACAGCTCGCGAAGGACAGCGGTATTTACGTGAATCGCGGAATTGTCGTGAATGATTTTATGGAAACGAGTGTGCCTCATGTATACGCAGTGGGTGAATGTGCTGAGCATAGAGAAATTGTTTATGGCTTGGTGGCTCCGTTATATGAACAAGGAAAAGTATTAGCAAACCGGATTTGCGGCAATGTGGGGGAACCGTATCAAGGGTCGGTTACAGGCACACAGCTAAAGGTTGCGGGTGTGGATCTTTTCTCTGCGGGAGAAATTTTTGAAGATGGTTCCACAAAATCCATTATGGTGTATAACGAATATGACGGTGTCTATAAAAAGATTTTAACAAGAAACAACGTCATTGTTGGTGTGGTATTATATGGAGATACGAAGGACAGCACGAAGCTGTTTAGAATGTTAACGAAAAAAGAAGATATTAGCGGAATGACAAGCATTTCGGTATTGCAATCAGCGTGTACAGGTGAAGGTGGCAGCGATGATGTAGCATCCATGCCGAATGATGAGTTGGTCTGCGGTTGTAACGGTGTCACCAAAGGTGCGATAGTAGAAGCGATTAAAACCCAAGGATTAACAACACTTGATCAAGTTAGCCATTGCACCAATGCGGGCCGCTCTTGCGGACGCTGTAAACCAATGGTCAGCAATATTCTCGCTTACACACTAGGTGACCAATTTGATGCCGCTGCAGCACAAAAGACCAGCATTTGCGGCTGTACAACAATAAGCCGTGAGGAATTAGTGGAAGAAATCAAGGTCAAAGGCTTAACTAGTGTCAAAGAAGTAATGAATGTTCTTGACTGGAACAATGAGGAAGGGTGTACAAAATGCCGCCCTGCCATTAACTATTACCTTGGCATGATTTATATGGATGAATATCAGGATGATCGTGATTCCCGACTTGTAAATGAAAAAATGCATGCGAACATTCAAAAGGACGGTACCTATTCGGTTGTTCCAAGAATGTACGGCGGGGTAACGACAGCGGCCGATTTGAAAAAAATCGCGGAAGTGGCTGAAAAATACAATGTGCCTTTAGTCAAATTAACAGGTGGGCAGCGAATTGGTTTGTTTGGTGTGAAAAAAGAGGACCTTCCTGGCTTGTGGGAAGAGCTTGATATGCCGTCTGGATATGCGTACGGAAAAACGTTGCGAACTGTGAAGACCTGTGTCGGTGCGGCGTTCTGCCGCTATGGTACACAGGATTCCATGGCACTGGGAATCGAGCTGGAGAAAAAATTTGAACGCCTAGATACTCCTCATAAAGTAAAAATGGGCGTGTCAGCCTGCCCTAGAAACTGCTCCGAAGCAGGAATCAAGGACATTGGCTTTGTAGGAATTGATGGCGGTTGGGAGATTTATGTGGCAGGTAACGGCGGGGTGGACCTTCGTCCAGGTGATTTGTTATGTACAGTGAAAACAAAGGAAGAGGTTATGGAGATGACCGGCGCCTACCTGCAATATTACCGAGAAACAGCCAATTACTTGGAGCGTACGTCCAAGTGGGTTGAACGGATGGGCTTAGACCATGTGAAGGAAGTATTGGCAGATGAAGTAACAAGGGAAGCCTTGAATGAGCGAATGGATCAGACTTTGAAAAAGTATATAGAGCCTTGGAACGAAGCAATTCACAATGAAGAAATCCAGGATAAATATTATGCAAAACGTATGATCTCAGTTGGGAGTGAATTCAAATGA
- a CDS encoding alpha/beta fold hydrolase, translated as MSKHTIYKSKEGKEKIHSLYENYLQEFEVERVYVDTTLGKTHVLVAGPSEGKPVFIFQGGNCINPMTLSWFKPLFKKYRIYAPDTIGHPGFSDENRISASDDSFARWTAELMDRFSVEKSAFIGPSYGAGIILRLAAFMPKKIAVSILIAPAGIKLGSKVEMIRKILIPLLLFKMNGSAKQMNRVADTMSDYSMKEMDRDIIASIFKNVKLESEMPKLTEKSEMVNYHSPTMVIAGKKDVFFPDERIQKTAKAVIPNLIKYQTYDMGHMPSEEYLAKINKEIEEFLHLYY; from the coding sequence ATGTCCAAACACACCATCTATAAAAGCAAGGAAGGGAAAGAAAAGATTCATAGTCTTTATGAAAATTATTTACAGGAATTTGAGGTTGAGAGAGTGTATGTTGATACGACACTTGGCAAAACCCATGTGTTAGTGGCAGGACCTAGTGAGGGAAAGCCGGTGTTTATTTTCCAAGGTGGAAACTGTATTAATCCAATGACATTATCCTGGTTTAAGCCCCTTTTTAAAAAATATAGAATTTACGCGCCAGACACGATTGGTCACCCAGGTTTTAGCGATGAGAATCGAATCTCAGCAAGTGATGATAGTTTTGCCCGTTGGACGGCTGAATTAATGGACCGTTTCAGTGTAGAAAAATCAGCCTTTATAGGACCTTCATATGGTGCAGGAATCATCCTTAGACTAGCCGCGTTTATGCCGAAAAAAATAGCCGTTTCGATTTTAATAGCACCTGCTGGCATCAAACTCGGTTCAAAGGTAGAGATGATAAGAAAAATCCTTATTCCGTTACTCCTCTTTAAAATGAACGGATCGGCGAAGCAGATGAATAGAGTAGCAGATACGATGTCAGATTATAGCATGAAAGAAATGGATCGAGACATCATTGCCAGTATATTTAAGAATGTGAAACTGGAATCAGAGATGCCTAAGCTTACCGAAAAAAGCGAAATGGTTAACTATCACTCTCCCACCATGGTCATTGCTGGTAAGAAGGATGTTTTCTTCCCTGATGAAAGAATTCAAAAAACAGCAAAAGCAGTCATTCCGAACCTAATAAAATACCAAACCTACGATATGGGGCATATGCCCTCTGAAGAATACCTAGCAAAAATCAACAAAGAAATAGAGGAATTCTTACATTTATATTATTAA
- the pruA gene encoding L-glutamate gamma-semialdehyde dehydrogenase → MVQPYKHEPFTDFTTEENRNAYLQGLTTVESYLGQDYPLVIGGEKVTTEDKIVSYNPSNKEEVIGRVSKANQELAEKAMQAAVEAFKTWKKVKPEVRADVLFKAATIIRRRKHEFSALLTKEAGKPWREADADTAEAIDFLEYYGRQMLAIKDGVPVNSRPNEFNRYNYIPLGVGIIISPWNFPLAIMAGTTVAAIVSGNTVLLKPASTTPIVAAKFVEVMEEAGLPAGVLNFVPGSGAEVGDYLVDHKDTRFISFTGSRDVGLRIFDRSSKVNPGQVWMKRLIAEMGGKDTIVVDSEADLELAAQSIVAGAFGFSGQKCSACSRAVIVEDVYDTVLNRVVELTKELTVGNPTEQGTFMGPVIDNSAFNKIMEYIEIGKSEGKLMAGGEGDNSKGYFIQPTIIADLEPNARIMQEEIFGPVVGFTKAKDFTEAIEIANNTEYGLTGAVITKNRAHIEQAREDFHVGNLYFNRSCTGAIVGYQPFGGFNMSGTDSKAGGPDYLLLHMQAKTTSEMF, encoded by the coding sequence ATGGTACAACCTTATAAGCACGAGCCATTTACAGATTTTACAACTGAAGAAAATCGCAATGCCTATCTACAAGGGCTTACGACCGTTGAAAGTTATTTAGGCCAAGATTATCCTCTTGTAATCGGCGGCGAAAAAGTCACAACGGAAGATAAAATCGTTTCCTATAATCCATCAAATAAAGAAGAAGTGATCGGCCGCGTTTCTAAAGCTAATCAAGAACTTGCTGAAAAAGCTATGCAAGCTGCGGTAGAAGCTTTTAAAACTTGGAAAAAAGTAAAGCCAGAAGTACGTGCAGATGTTTTATTTAAAGCAGCGACAATTATCCGCCGCCGCAAGCATGAGTTTTCTGCATTATTAACAAAAGAAGCAGGTAAGCCATGGAGAGAAGCAGATGCAGATACTGCGGAAGCAATCGATTTCCTTGAATACTATGGCCGCCAAATGCTAGCTATTAAAGATGGCGTACCAGTAAACAGCCGTCCAAATGAATTTAACCGTTATAACTATATTCCACTAGGTGTGGGAATTATCATTTCTCCATGGAACTTCCCATTAGCGATTATGGCTGGTACGACTGTAGCTGCGATCGTTTCTGGTAATACGGTTCTTTTAAAACCGGCTTCAACAACTCCAATTGTTGCAGCAAAATTCGTTGAGGTTATGGAAGAAGCGGGTCTTCCTGCGGGCGTATTAAACTTTGTTCCTGGAAGCGGAGCGGAAGTTGGCGACTACTTAGTTGACCATAAAGATACTCGTTTCATCAGCTTCACAGGTTCTCGTGATGTGGGTCTTCGTATTTTCGATCGCTCTTCTAAAGTAAACCCAGGTCAAGTTTGGATGAAGCGCTTGATTGCCGAAATGGGCGGAAAAGACACCATCGTTGTTGATAGTGAAGCAGACCTTGAGCTAGCTGCACAATCCATCGTAGCTGGTGCATTCGGATTCTCTGGTCAAAAATGTTCTGCATGTTCTCGTGCAGTCATCGTTGAAGATGTTTACGATACTGTGTTAAACCGTGTCGTTGAGTTAACGAAAGAATTGACAGTTGGCAACCCAACCGAGCAAGGTACGTTTATGGGTCCTGTTATTGATAACAGTGCATTTAACAAAATCATGGAATACATTGAAATCGGTAAGAGCGAAGGTAAGCTTATGGCTGGTGGCGAAGGAGATAACTCTAAAGGTTACTTCATTCAACCGACTATTATTGCTGACCTTGAGCCAAATGCGCGCATCATGCAAGAAGAAATCTTTGGTCCAGTTGTTGGTTTCACAAAGGCGAAGGATTTCACTGAAGCAATCGAAATTGCTAACAACACAGAGTATGGTTTAACAGGAGCGGTTATCACGAAAAACCGTGCTCATATCGAGCAAGCTCGTGAAGACTTCCATGTAGGTAACCTATACTTCAACCGTTCATGTACTGGAGCGATTGTAGGCTACCAGCCATTCGGCGGCTTCAACATGTCAGGAACTGACTCAAAAGCAGGCGGCCCTGACTACCTATTACTTCACATGCAAGCAAAGACAACTTCTGAAATGTTCTAA
- a CDS encoding CamS family sex pheromone protein has product MRKLSIVALSLVFLLSACAPNFQKQNEVVQTKQKDKGKAIIPKYNISNKYYRTILPFVPGEARGLVVNNINTRYDLNEFEMGLMRIAQNSFDTEKYYFREGQEIKAKTVRAWLNRKYTDAQLKENKMKAAENVGLNPVNTAAAGAEPSSPIYLAHVLEHDYLTKDDKGNVTLAGVTFGLALNSIYYYKLTEGGDTLEKKIPFAEMEKEGKKLAEEVVKRARNTKSLKDVPITIALFQQQSKSSVVPGTFFTYTTVDEGSSSLNDWEKVDEKYYLFPSNGAQEDHRDDSIAFLNFKQDVEEYFPNFNGVIGRAHYNGDQLQDLDITIPIQFYGKTEGIGFAQYVTGLVMEHFPKYLSVSVSVTSVDGPEALIVKKADDTEPFVYIYQ; this is encoded by the coding sequence ATGAGAAAACTCTCAATAGTCGCTCTCTCCCTTGTCTTTTTGTTAAGTGCATGTGCACCGAACTTTCAGAAGCAAAATGAAGTGGTTCAAACAAAGCAGAAAGACAAAGGAAAGGCGATTATTCCAAAATATAATATTTCAAATAAATATTATCGGACAATCCTACCATTTGTTCCTGGGGAAGCGCGCGGATTGGTCGTCAATAATATTAATACGAGATATGACCTGAACGAGTTTGAGATGGGCTTAATGAGAATTGCGCAGAACAGCTTTGATACGGAGAAGTATTATTTCCGTGAAGGTCAGGAAATCAAAGCAAAGACGGTTAGAGCGTGGTTAAATCGAAAGTATACAGATGCACAATTGAAGGAAAACAAAATGAAGGCAGCTGAAAATGTTGGATTAAATCCCGTGAATACCGCTGCTGCCGGTGCTGAACCATCGTCTCCCATTTATTTGGCTCATGTTTTAGAACATGATTACCTAACAAAGGATGACAAGGGGAATGTGACACTTGCAGGTGTGACATTTGGTCTGGCCTTAAACTCTATCTACTATTACAAGTTAACAGAGGGTGGAGATACTTTAGAGAAAAAGATTCCTTTTGCAGAAATGGAAAAGGAAGGAAAGAAATTGGCTGAAGAAGTTGTGAAGCGAGCTCGAAACACCAAGAGCCTTAAAGATGTACCTATTACGATTGCATTATTCCAACAACAAAGTAAGTCATCTGTAGTTCCAGGTACCTTTTTCACTTATACAACCGTTGACGAGGGAAGTTCTAGTCTAAATGACTGGGAAAAGGTGGACGAAAAGTATTATTTATTCCCTTCAAATGGTGCGCAAGAGGATCATCGAGATGATTCGATTGCCTTCTTGAACTTCAAGCAGGATGTGGAAGAATATTTTCCTAACTTTAATGGAGTGATAGGAAGAGCCCATTATAATGGGGACCAACTGCAGGATTTGGATATTACCATTCCCATTCAATTCTATGGAAAAACGGAAGGAATCGGTTTTGCCCAATACGTAACTGGCTTGGTCATGGAGCATTTTCCTAAATACCTATCTGTATCAGTTAGTGTCACTTCGGTTGACGGGCCAGAAGCCCTAATTGTCAAAAAGGCTGATGACACAGAACCATTTGTATATATTTATCAGTAA
- the ligA gene encoding NAD-dependent DNA ligase LigA, with protein MDLQIAEQKISELRSLLNQYGYEYYVLDQPSVPDAEYDKLMQELIELEEKFPELKTPDSPSVRVGGVVLDVFEKVAHRTPMLSLGNAFNDQDLRDFDRRIRQAVGDDFSYVCELKIDGLAVSLRYEDGLFIQGATRGDGTIGEDITANLKTIQSIPLRLRENVSLEVRGEAYMPKRSFEALNMKREERGEELFANPRNAAAGSLRQLDPKIAASRKLDVFLYGIGNVGESGVVSHSEGLDYLDHLGFKTNKERRKCTTIDEVIEYVNSWVEKRPNLPYEIDGIVIKVDSLEQQAVLGTTAKSPRWAIAYKFPAEEVVTTLLDIELSIGRTGVVTPTAILAPVKVAGTTVQRASLHNEDLIREKDIKIGDKVVVKKAGDIIPEVVNVLADQRTGNEVDFHMPTHCPECESELVRLEGEVALRCINPKCPAQIREGLIHFVSRNAMNIDGLGEKVISQLFAEKLISDVADIYKLTHEQLLALERMGEKSVSNLLKAIETSKGNSLEKLLFGLGIRHVGAKAAKTLAQEFGSMNKLAAASKEELLAINEIGDKMADSIVAYFEQEEARELMEELAAVGVNLEYKGAKPVSVEDSDSVFAGKTVVLTGKLEQLSRNEAKEKIEALGGNVAGSVSKKTHLVIAGEDAGSKLAKAQELGIEVWDEEKLLEELNK; from the coding sequence ATGGACCTCCAAATCGCTGAACAGAAAATCTCGGAATTAAGAAGCCTATTAAATCAATATGGCTATGAATACTATGTGCTTGATCAACCATCTGTTCCGGATGCGGAATATGACAAGCTCATGCAGGAACTTATCGAGTTAGAGGAAAAGTTTCCAGAGTTAAAGACACCGGATTCTCCTTCCGTCCGTGTGGGTGGTGTGGTCCTTGACGTATTTGAAAAGGTAGCGCATCGTACCCCGATGCTAAGCTTAGGCAATGCCTTTAATGATCAGGACTTAAGGGATTTTGATCGCCGTATCCGCCAAGCGGTTGGCGACGATTTTTCCTACGTTTGTGAATTAAAAATTGACGGGTTGGCTGTTTCTTTACGCTATGAAGATGGTTTATTCATTCAAGGGGCGACCCGTGGTGATGGCACCATTGGTGAAGACATTACCGCCAACCTAAAGACGATTCAATCGATCCCGCTTCGTTTACGGGAGAATGTTTCATTAGAAGTGCGCGGGGAAGCCTATATGCCGAAGCGATCATTTGAGGCATTAAACATGAAAAGGGAAGAGCGAGGCGAGGAGCTTTTTGCTAATCCGAGAAATGCTGCGGCAGGTTCGTTAAGACAGCTTGATCCGAAAATTGCGGCCTCAAGAAAGCTGGATGTGTTTTTATACGGAATTGGCAATGTGGGCGAAAGCGGTGTGGTGTCTCACAGTGAAGGCCTTGATTATTTAGATCATCTCGGCTTTAAGACCAATAAAGAACGTAGAAAATGTACCACAATCGATGAAGTGATTGAGTATGTGAACAGCTGGGTAGAGAAACGGCCGAATCTACCTTATGAAATCGACGGGATTGTTATTAAGGTAGATTCACTTGAGCAGCAGGCAGTGCTTGGAACCACAGCCAAGAGTCCTCGCTGGGCAATTGCCTACAAGTTCCCGGCTGAGGAAGTAGTCACTACCTTGCTTGATATTGAGCTAAGCATCGGAAGAACAGGTGTCGTGACGCCAACGGCGATCCTAGCGCCTGTAAAGGTAGCAGGTACAACCGTACAGCGTGCTTCGCTCCATAATGAAGATCTCATTCGCGAAAAGGATATTAAAATTGGCGATAAAGTAGTAGTCAAAAAAGCCGGCGATATCATTCCTGAAGTGGTCAATGTATTGGCTGATCAACGAACAGGAAATGAAGTGGACTTCCACATGCCGACACATTGTCCGGAATGTGAAAGTGAATTAGTTCGTCTCGAAGGTGAAGTAGCCTTACGCTGTATCAATCCGAAATGTCCGGCACAAATTCGTGAAGGGTTGATCCACTTTGTCTCTCGAAATGCGATGAATATCGATGGTCTTGGGGAAAAAGTCATTAGTCAGCTTTTTGCGGAAAAATTGATCAGCGATGTAGCTGATATTTATAAACTTACCCATGAACAGCTGTTAGCCCTAGAACGTATGGGTGAAAAATCTGTTTCCAACCTTTTGAAGGCAATAGAAACTTCTAAAGGAAATTCTCTTGAAAAGCTTTTATTTGGCCTGGGGATTCGACATGTTGGGGCAAAGGCAGCTAAAACACTAGCCCAAGAATTTGGCTCGATGAATAAGTTAGCTGCTGCTTCAAAAGAGGAGCTACTGGCCATTAACGAAATTGGTGATAAGATGGCAGACTCGATTGTCGCCTATTTTGAACAAGAAGAAGCAAGAGAGTTAATGGAGGAATTGGCTGCTGTAGGAGTCAACCTGGAGTACAAAGGGGCAAAGCCAGTATCTGTTGAAGATTCGGATAGTGTGTTTGCAGGAAAAACAGTCGTCCTTACAGGAAAGCTTGAACAGCTGTCACGGAATGAAGCGAAGGAAAAGATTGAAGCACTTGGTGGAAATGTGGCTGGCAGCGTAAGCAAAAAAACCCATCTTGTTATTGCAGGCGAAGATGCGGGCTCAAAGCTAGCGAAGGCACAGGAACTAGGTATTGAAGTGTGGGATGAGGAGAAGCTTTTAGAAGAATTAAATAAGTAA